The Enterococcus sp. 7F3_DIV0205 genome has a window encoding:
- a CDS encoding fibronectin type III domain-containing protein, which produces MKKNIHLIVVSFIILSIFPIDWSYALEIDRTSEETLSTTETTEETIVSDSSEIPVSDSSSSQESIVEDEMIENDKITDNNDINSSVDEGDSEKNRQSMVKAAFVQDADGFWLVDSAATLTDYLKDSQKLKFRLTNDIDLGSAGYQLKDSMIIDGANHVITYNKGASATSGFYANQANAVIEIRNTQFGNRDGTGAVGYYGFLSGGSASNMTFIFDSVDYYSTNGQMIYNINGSVIMRGQNTIDQRGTSTYSQEWAEINYVEIQSGHTSIQHSSNRTEAFIWSTSSTSANPYAGKSQIVVREDAQLDIKTNSNMTYGTLAPSYIVEKNAVFNLDKVTLATGGSRNQFFASNQTQPAVFDFQENAKVDIKLPLPINLYNAKGGMSIAENATVSIDIASGGIFTTSSSSTFAISMDKAKQVSFSGTSLGTIGLNGANGVNNLSFTSNYLQKIETFSSKTNSMPTQEIFKEASDLSVQGTNFTNIAGTPDSFSAQEILALKNSQKIVFSEFIDVPDQLALIAADETDTSISLYGSSINNGSSASTVKFFLFTAEADTDDLRKAKHIVTLNNFDDQENTILNSMYKVTVDDLNPNTNYWAQMVVTNQAGESDFSNAARFTTKPQLKDITADVTTTSAIINGELASDTGKWTDYSNGEELALPGQQAYYGGNYQQVTVEYSKNKDFPAQETKSQIADLSGDKNQKFTTKLKGLDGDVTYYVRAKVTGVSGTEVILAMSPLTQFQTVTEIIKVEVPIEMAFQTQNKDLGTLQEGNVSSAEYHVVNKGNVPTKVSITNLTKENVAANQLLLLDHFSGNSGQDELALQMIIDNNQQEPLFLTSDLSNNPLTVGVLNVNEQKSLSLEGKYFNPTKQAVFPLYKMTFKVERNEE; this is translated from the coding sequence ATGAAAAAAAATATTCACTTGATAGTTGTTAGTTTTATCATTCTAAGTATTTTTCCGATTGATTGGTCCTATGCTTTAGAAATAGATCGAACTTCGGAAGAAACGTTATCAACAACTGAGACCACAGAAGAAACGATTGTTTCTGATTCATCGGAAATTCCTGTCAGTGATTCTTCTTCTAGTCAAGAATCAATTGTGGAAGATGAAATGATAGAGAATGATAAAATAACAGATAATAATGATATAAATAGCTCGGTAGATGAAGGTGATTCTGAAAAAAATCGACAAAGTATGGTTAAAGCAGCTTTTGTACAAGATGCAGATGGTTTTTGGCTAGTCGATTCAGCAGCTACCTTGACTGACTACTTAAAGGACAGTCAAAAACTAAAATTTCGTTTAACTAATGATATTGACTTAGGCTCGGCTGGCTATCAGCTAAAAGATAGTATGATCATCGATGGAGCCAATCACGTGATTACATATAATAAAGGAGCTTCTGCTACTAGCGGCTTTTATGCAAATCAAGCAAATGCAGTAATAGAAATCCGTAATACGCAGTTTGGTAATAGGGATGGGACCGGTGCAGTTGGCTATTATGGTTTTTTATCTGGAGGATCGGCGTCTAATATGACATTTATCTTTGATAGTGTCGATTATTATTCAACAAATGGTCAAATGATCTATAACATAAACGGGTCGGTCATCATGCGAGGGCAAAATACGATTGATCAACGAGGAACGAGTACATATTCCCAAGAATGGGCAGAAATCAATTACGTAGAAATTCAAAGTGGACATACTTCGATCCAACATTCTTCCAATAGAACTGAAGCATTTATTTGGTCAACAAGTAGCACTTCAGCAAATCCTTATGCAGGTAAATCCCAAATCGTAGTGAGAGAAGATGCACAACTTGATATTAAAACAAACAGTAATATGACATATGGTACTTTAGCACCTAGTTATATTGTTGAAAAAAATGCTGTTTTTAATTTAGATAAGGTGACACTTGCAACAGGTGGTTCAAGGAATCAATTTTTTGCCTCTAATCAAACGCAGCCAGCAGTATTTGACTTTCAGGAGAATGCTAAAGTAGATATCAAATTACCTTTACCGATAAATCTTTATAACGCTAAGGGGGGGATGTCGATTGCTGAAAATGCAACTGTTTCAATTGATATTGCCAGTGGGGGAATCTTCACAACATCTTCTTCCAGCACATTTGCAATCAGTATGGATAAAGCAAAGCAAGTTTCATTTTCAGGAACAAGCCTTGGAACTATTGGTTTAAATGGTGCAAATGGCGTAAATAATTTGTCTTTTACAAGTAACTATTTACAAAAAATAGAGACATTCTCAAGTAAAACAAATAGCATGCCAACGCAAGAAATATTTAAAGAAGCCTCAGATCTAAGTGTTCAAGGAACAAACTTTACGAATATCGCAGGTACGCCAGATTCTTTTTCGGCTCAAGAAATTTTAGCCTTAAAAAATTCGCAGAAAATCGTTTTTAGTGAATTTATAGATGTCCCAGATCAGCTAGCGCTAATTGCAGCTGATGAAACAGACACATCCATTTCTTTATACGGTTCATCGATCAATAATGGAAGTTCTGCTTCAACGGTAAAATTTTTCTTATTTACTGCGGAAGCAGATACAGATGACTTACGAAAAGCCAAACATATCGTCACATTGAATAATTTTGATGATCAAGAAAATACAATACTGAATTCAATGTATAAAGTGACAGTCGATGATTTAAACCCAAATACAAATTATTGGGCCCAAATGGTCGTCACGAATCAAGCAGGAGAAAGTGATTTTTCGAATGCTGCTAGATTTACCACAAAACCGCAGCTGAAAGATATCACAGCGGATGTTACAACGACCTCAGCAATCATCAATGGTGAACTGGCTAGTGATACAGGAAAGTGGACAGATTATTCAAATGGAGAAGAGTTAGCGTTACCTGGTCAGCAGGCCTATTATGGTGGTAATTATCAACAAGTCACAGTGGAATATAGCAAGAACAAAGATTTTCCTGCTCAGGAAACAAAATCACAAATCGCGGATCTTTCTGGTGACAAAAATCAAAAATTTACGACGAAATTAAAAGGACTTGATGGGGATGTGACGTATTACGTTCGCGCAAAAGTCACTGGGGTTTCTGGAACAGAAGTTATCTTAGCGATGTCACCTCTAACCCAATTTCAAACGGTAACAGAAATCATCAAAGTTGAAGTTCCTATCGAGATGGCTTTTCAAACACAGAACAAAGATCTAGGTACCTTACAAGAAGGGAATGTATCTTCAGCTGAATATCATGTTGTGAACAAAGGGAATGTACCCACAAAAGTCTCAATAACCAATCTCACGAAGGAAAATGTAGCTGCAAATCAACTACTATTATTAGATCACTTTTCTGGCAATTCAGGTCAGGATGAACTGGCGCTACAAATGATAATAGACAACAATCAGCAAGAGCCACTTTTTTTGACTAGTGATTTATCAAACAATCCTTTAACAGTCGGCGTTTTGAACGTGAATGAACAAAAAAGTTTGAGTCTCGAAGGTAAGTACTTTAATCCAACGAAACAAGCAGTATTTCCGCTATATAAAATGACTTTCAAAGTTGAGAGAAATGAAGAATGA
- a CDS encoding glycoside hydrolase family 1 protein gives MSKSIFPENFLWGGATAANQYEGGYLSGGKELSTLDAITGGSHTTPRMITYKTKEGKVETCTRGEALPEGAIGYVDPNQYYPSHVATDFYHHYKEDIALFAEMGFKCFRLSIAWSRICPKGTKEINEEGLAFYDKVFDELLSYGIEPIVTINHFDIPMHLADELDGWSSRQVIDYFLFFCETLFKRYKDKVKYWMTFNEINFLRSWTQIGIHKNDKQAKYQAAHHLFVASAKAVKLGHEINPNFNIGMMVAYIPSYPMSCNPEDVMEAVKFNREQEFYIDVQVKGYYPAHKIKEFEREDVVIQKEAGDDEIIKEGTVDYIGFSYYMSTVSAANPDEVKYVGGNQMPAVKNPYLQESDWGWAVDPLGLRISLCKLYDRYNVPLFVVENGFGAVDKIEADGTIQDDYRIDYFSKHVAAMKDAIELDGVDLIGYTPWGCIDLVSAGTGEMKKRYGFIYVDMDDEGHGTLNRSRKQSFYWYKKLIAANGMQE, from the coding sequence ATGAGCAAATCAATATTTCCAGAAAACTTTTTGTGGGGTGGTGCAACAGCCGCTAATCAGTATGAAGGTGGTTATCTTTCAGGTGGTAAAGAGCTAAGTACATTAGATGCAATCACAGGCGGCAGCCATACAACTCCAAGAATGATCACGTATAAAACGAAAGAAGGTAAAGTTGAAACTTGTACCAGAGGAGAGGCGTTACCAGAAGGAGCGATTGGTTATGTTGATCCAAATCAATATTATCCAAGTCACGTGGCAACAGACTTTTATCATCATTATAAAGAAGATATCGCTTTATTTGCAGAAATGGGGTTTAAATGTTTTAGACTTTCGATTGCTTGGTCTAGAATTTGTCCGAAAGGAACGAAGGAAATCAATGAAGAAGGGTTAGCTTTCTATGATAAGGTTTTCGATGAGTTGCTAAGTTATGGGATCGAGCCGATTGTTACAATTAATCATTTTGATATTCCGATGCATTTAGCAGATGAATTGGATGGTTGGTCAAGTAGGCAAGTGATTGATTACTTCTTATTTTTCTGTGAAACGTTATTTAAACGCTATAAAGATAAAGTTAAATACTGGATGACCTTCAACGAAATCAATTTCCTTCGCAGCTGGACTCAAATTGGTATTCATAAAAATGATAAACAAGCGAAGTATCAAGCAGCACATCATTTATTTGTGGCTAGTGCCAAAGCTGTTAAATTAGGTCATGAAATCAATCCTAATTTTAACATAGGGATGATGGTGGCCTATATACCAAGTTATCCTATGAGTTGTAATCCAGAAGATGTCATGGAAGCAGTCAAATTTAATCGGGAGCAAGAGTTTTACATTGATGTGCAAGTTAAAGGATACTATCCAGCTCACAAAATAAAAGAATTTGAACGAGAAGATGTTGTGATTCAAAAAGAAGCTGGGGATGATGAAATCATCAAAGAGGGAACTGTTGACTATATTGGCTTTAGCTACTATATGTCCACAGTTTCTGCTGCCAATCCTGATGAGGTGAAATATGTGGGTGGTAATCAAATGCCAGCAGTCAAGAATCCCTATTTACAAGAATCAGACTGGGGATGGGCTGTAGATCCTTTAGGTTTACGCATTTCTTTGTGTAAACTATATGATCGTTATAATGTTCCTTTATTTGTTGTAGAAAACGGTTTTGGAGCAGTAGATAAAATAGAAGCTGATGGCACGATTCAAGATGATTACCGGATTGATTATTTCAGTAAGCATGTAGCAGCGATGAAAGATGCTATTGAATTAGACGGTGTTGATTTGATTGGTTATACGCCTTGGGGCTGTATCGATCTAGTTTCAGCTGGAACTGGTGAAATGAAA